A genomic window from Yarrowia lipolytica chromosome 1D, complete sequence includes:
- a CDS encoding uncharacterized protein (Truncated form of YALI0D21230g, some similarities with uniprot|Q00658 Emericella nidulans FlbD) encodes MHGPPPGVVGHPGGSPPDGGTTLPPMTPYHSTNPQYNRRLSLPNLAPDHVPPHLSSHTGHHGHSHSTSVSLAASHSSSYANSHAHTPEERESHHLPSLVAVGGGVGAPPPPAPGGIVFNSAYTDSAGSAFSGSGGGNGGAAPGPQGSSVGPTAGPGPGAPTGTSPVSTRSLHHLPPSRYNRRQSATTVSTGYSSSRQSSIGGLSSVSDTDDPFSFGSSLSKYSLGNSASNSRRNSHVPTATASSSSLDPGAPHPALLHSRLHQLSNANSVSSSSVNASSPSDSGSSRPPSNRGSLSGPTGPPTMNLGHRHSVTGVQIEKDKEGGGEKLKISNLLS; translated from the coding sequence ATGCATGGTCCTCCTCCCGGAGTGGTTGGTCATCCCGGAGGGTCTCCTCCCGACGGTGGCACCACACTTCCCCCCATGACGCCATaccactccaccaacccACAATACAACCGGCGGCTCTCACTGCCCAACCTGGCACCAGATCATGTGCCGCCACACCTATCCTCTCACACGGGACATCACGGACACAGCCATAGTACATCTGTGAGTCTCGCGGCGagccacagcagcagctaCGCCAACAGCCACGCACACACGCCTGAGGAACGTGAGTCACACCATCTGCCGTCGCTGGTAGCTGTTGGGGGAGGGGTGGGCGCAccgcctcctcctgccCCCGGAGGAATCGTGTTCAACTCCGCGTACACGGATTCCGCCGGATCAGCTTTTAGCGGCAGTGGAGGAGGTAATGGAGGCGCTGCTCCGGGCCCGCAGGGATCTTCAGTGGGTCCCACTGCCGGCCCCGGGCCCGGAGCGCCCACTGGAACGTCCCCAGTGTCGACCCGTTCGCttcatcatcttcctccCTCCCGATACAACCGACGACAGTCAGCCACCACCGTGTCCACGGGCTACTCGTCGTCGCGACAGTCGTCTATTGGCGGCCTGTCTTCTGTGTCGGACACGGACGATCCGTTTTCGTTTGGATCGTCGCTCAGCAAGTACTCTCTGGGTAACAGTGCCAGCAACTCGCGCCGAAACTCGCACGTTCCCACAGCCACCGCCTCATCGAGCTCCCTTGATCCGGGTGCTCCACATCCTGCTCTGCTGCATTCGCGTCTGCATCAGCTTAGCAACGCGAACAGCgtgtccagcagcagcgtcaACGCGTCATCTCCAAGTGAtagcggcagcagcaggcctCCCAGCAACCGGGGAAGCTTGTCTGGCCCCACCGGGCCACCTACGATGAACCTGGGCCACCGCCATAGCGTCACTGGAGTGCAGATTGaaaaggacaaggagggtggaggagagaagTTGAAGATTTCCAACTTGTTGAGTTAG